Proteins from a single region of Leptospira brenneri:
- a CDS encoding lipoprotein: MNKTISRMILSFAILTLVWNCKSKETKEVSQPKDSENEVILEFTKAKEGFLSESLFQVAVSSVLETESGRIEEAKTIAEQKSLNLLKTYTIPNLSDKGRKELRDISKEGKIVDKNVSVGGRYFFLYQIQKSNLKRLVTKDLE, encoded by the coding sequence ATGAACAAAACAATATCAAGGATGATCCTTTCTTTTGCCATTCTCACTCTTGTTTGGAATTGTAAGTCCAAAGAAACTAAAGAAGTCTCGCAACCTAAAGATTCAGAAAACGAAGTGATTCTTGAATTTACGAAAGCCAAGGAAGGTTTTCTTTCTGAGTCTTTATTCCAAGTAGCCGTATCAAGTGTACTCGAAACTGAATCTGGAAGAATCGAGGAAGCAAAAACCATTGCGGAACAAAAATCTCTGAACTTATTAAAAACTTATACCATACCAAATCTTTCTGATAAAGGAAGAAAAGAACTCAGAGATATTTCCAAAGAAGGAAAGATTGTGGATAAAAACGTTTCTGTTGGTGGAAGGTATTTTTTCTTATACCAAATCCAAAAATCCAACTTGAAACGTCTTGTTACTAAAGACTTAGAATGA
- a CDS encoding N-acetylmuramoyl-L-alanine amidase, producing MVFLSFLPFRKLLFISSFCMFSLVLEAVPVYRIAVDPGHGGVAKDPKTQHGDKYDSVTQTYLETYKQGTEHGNITERKVVLELAKEVHRILKLTETEAGWKEFEGYLKLFSKKSDFTRVVLESKLTRESSFDDDPSSDDPNAAYRLYDFPDPKTGVRRKGRLSKINEQKPWLVLSLHLNPASKGQTGGMGAVLTPGYKTFSQIKKISEKKKSPNTFVKGPWSEWLVFQSGWSKLENAMADTWIYLHGYWSKKNGKDTDSLKFEGYRQNMVSWRYADDSNWEKQIGKPGPYATNHSDFSETGKFWEREKGKKEEWRREGGREGFGGDNHYVTKELMRFVQYGLPIQLKEKDSPYPELGPIQKPYISTYSLPTYTNALCAFIEIGYVNRSRDIKYLTQNKKETAISLAVGIYSLFVGLDVKKKSELPYHPKGKKVNWERYENYFDEVL from the coding sequence GTGGTTTTTTTGTCCTTTCTCCCGTTTCGAAAATTATTATTCATTTCCAGCTTCTGTATGTTTTCCCTTGTTTTGGAAGCAGTGCCAGTATATCGCATCGCTGTTGATCCAGGTCATGGTGGAGTTGCCAAAGATCCTAAGACACAACATGGAGATAAGTACGACAGTGTCACCCAGACTTACTTAGAAACCTACAAACAAGGAACCGAACACGGAAACATTACCGAAAGAAAGGTTGTACTGGAACTTGCAAAAGAAGTCCATAGAATTTTAAAATTAACGGAAACTGAAGCTGGTTGGAAAGAATTTGAAGGTTATTTAAAACTATTTTCTAAAAAATCCGATTTCACAAGGGTAGTTCTAGAAAGTAAACTCACTCGCGAATCTTCTTTTGATGATGACCCGAGTTCTGATGATCCCAATGCCGCATATCGTTTGTATGACTTTCCAGACCCGAAAACGGGTGTCAGACGGAAAGGTCGGTTGTCTAAAATTAATGAACAAAAGCCATGGCTCGTTTTGTCTTTGCATTTGAATCCGGCAAGTAAAGGCCAAACAGGTGGGATGGGGGCTGTTCTCACTCCTGGTTACAAAACATTTTCACAAATCAAAAAAATCTCGGAAAAGAAAAAATCCCCAAATACTTTTGTGAAAGGTCCTTGGTCTGAATGGTTGGTCTTTCAGTCAGGTTGGTCCAAGTTAGAAAATGCTATGGCCGATACTTGGATTTATCTACATGGGTATTGGTCCAAAAAAAATGGAAAGGATACTGACAGTCTTAAATTTGAAGGATATCGCCAAAATATGGTTAGCTGGCGATACGCGGACGATTCCAACTGGGAAAAACAAATTGGAAAACCAGGGCCATACGCCACAAACCATAGTGATTTCTCGGAAACGGGGAAGTTTTGGGAAAGAGAAAAGGGCAAAAAAGAAGAATGGAGAAGGGAGGGGGGGCGAGAAGGTTTTGGTGGAGACAACCATTATGTAACAAAAGAACTAATGCGTTTTGTCCAGTATGGGCTTCCCATCCAACTCAAAGAAAAGGATTCTCCCTACCCGGAACTTGGACCCATCCAAAAACCATATATCTCCACTTATAGTTTACCAACTTACACCAATGCCCTTTGTGCCTTTATTGAAATTGGATATGTAAATCGGAGTCGCGATATCAAATACTTAACCCAAAACAAAAAAGAAACCGCGATTTCTTTAGCTGTGGGCATTTATTCACTGTTTGTTGGTCTGGATGTGAAAAAAAAATCGGAACTACCTTACCACCCAAAAGGAAAAAAAGTCAATTGGGAAAGGTATGAGAATTATTTCGATGAGGTTTTATAA
- a CDS encoding RluA family pseudouridine synthase, with translation MSAYHSLIRYPFTGKTVFEFLTTKFPYHSPPEWIFLLEENRVKVQGKIAKADLVLSEGDTVTYEPIPGRIQEPEVDTNYKILKETEEFLFIDKPANLPMHPAGRYRTRTLLNLLEMVYPTVIPVHRLDRETSGIVIFAKTEESRTWLQKKFESREVRKEYLAVVRGRFEKEVCLEGFIGKDLDSAIRKKMKFSPYDFSEAKSVSTNFLPLSYNDSQNISLVLVRPITGRIHQIRVSLLYLGFPILGDKLYGPRETMFLDFVQSGLSDVLLKELGFHRQLLHAHSISYLDERGNSQVLVKSEVQNDILSFFPDYQDYVP, from the coding sequence ATGAGTGCTTATCACTCACTCATTCGTTATCCTTTTACGGGTAAAACTGTATTTGAGTTTCTCACGACCAAGTTTCCTTACCATAGCCCTCCCGAGTGGATTTTTTTACTCGAAGAGAATCGTGTCAAAGTCCAGGGAAAGATTGCAAAGGCAGATTTGGTTCTTTCAGAAGGGGATACTGTCACCTACGAACCAATTCCCGGTAGGATCCAGGAGCCGGAAGTAGATACAAATTATAAAATTTTAAAGGAAACAGAAGAGTTTCTCTTTATTGATAAACCAGCAAATTTACCCATGCATCCTGCCGGAAGGTATCGCACCCGAACCCTCCTGAATCTGTTGGAGATGGTTTATCCTACTGTGATTCCCGTACATAGACTCGACCGGGAAACTTCAGGGATCGTGATTTTTGCCAAAACAGAGGAGAGTCGAACTTGGTTACAAAAGAAATTTGAATCACGAGAAGTGAGAAAAGAATATTTGGCCGTGGTGCGAGGGCGATTTGAGAAGGAAGTTTGTTTAGAAGGGTTTATCGGAAAAGATTTAGATTCGGCCATCCGTAAAAAAATGAAATTCTCTCCTTATGATTTTTCAGAAGCCAAATCTGTTTCTACAAATTTCCTTCCTCTCTCTTATAACGATTCGCAAAATATTAGTTTGGTGCTCGTGCGCCCGATTACAGGTAGGATCCATCAAATACGTGTAAGCCTTCTCTATTTAGGATTTCCCATTTTGGGTGATAAACTATATGGCCCAAGAGAAACCATGTTTTTGGATTTTGTTCAGTCTGGTTTGAGTGATGTTTTACTGAAGGAACTTGGGTTCCATCGTCAACTTTTGCATGCACATAGCATTAGTTATTTGGACGAAAGAGGGAATTCCCAAGTTCTTGTTAAATCTGAAGTTCAAAATGATATACTTTCTTTCTTCCCTGATTATCAAGACTATGTCCCATAG
- a CDS encoding PaaI family thioesterase: MKSVAKKNLSFASSPDNADGLQLKITFDEDTKTAFGDYTCPEKYQGLPDQIHPGIISTILDEIMVKINEAMNFETTTGELTIRFLQPAKVNEPLHLRGWFVKKNKKIIENRAEIENEIGKIVARGKGKYIEAED, translated from the coding sequence ATGAAATCCGTTGCGAAAAAAAATCTCAGCTTTGCCTCCTCACCGGACAATGCAGACGGGTTGCAGTTAAAAATCACTTTCGATGAAGACACAAAAACTGCCTTCGGTGATTATACCTGCCCCGAAAAATACCAGGGTTTACCGGATCAAATCCACCCAGGTATTATTTCTACCATCTTAGACGAAATCATGGTCAAGATCAACGAAGCGATGAATTTCGAAACCACAACTGGTGAACTTACCATTCGTTTCTTACAACCAGCAAAGGTAAATGAACCGTTACACTTACGTGGATGGTTTGTGAAAAAGAACAAAAAAATTATCGAAAACCGCGCTGAAATAGAAAATGAGATCGGCAAAATAGTGGCCCGCGGAAAAGGTAAATATATCGAAGCTGAAGACTGA
- a CDS encoding M16 family metallopeptidase, with protein sequence MKRIYLILIGFSFLGLSAREMGEFVRDLQFKPLEFEVPKITSVKQSSGVEIFSLKNAEFPIVYADIYVYHGKKHLGKRAVETAKLLEDSWELSGSATFPKEKFLETLEFYGASFSVSIDYEKTVFSIAYLKSTEKEVLPVIKSFFTAPHLEESLVMTTKGKLTEEIKRRNDNPTALGSRKAKEALFRATIAGTSMKISGLESLQLSDLTEFQKEILEEPKRRFLVTGDYDLKAWESFFPSLLEGSKKLESEIITPSLLSENVKKEGKEIRLVVKDVNQTFISMLGVLPEHNHPDFYAIQVLNYIIGAGGFNSYYMREIRNNRGLAYSAGSNTDFQENYGTIQFFAMTKTESAKEVLSLMQELIQPKIIDSLTEEELVRAKNAIINQFVFQFEDDKRTLASEVRRRDHNMPEGYLQNFRREIDQLTLNDLKRVGKLYFQSDKLIVTVVGPKVLESSLKGPIKVLNPED encoded by the coding sequence ATGAAACGTATTTATTTAATTTTAATTGGTTTTAGTTTTTTGGGTCTTTCTGCTAGGGAGATGGGTGAGTTTGTTCGTGATTTACAGTTCAAACCTTTAGAATTTGAAGTTCCAAAAATTACTTCCGTGAAACAGTCGTCTGGTGTAGAAATATTTTCTTTAAAAAACGCTGAGTTCCCCATTGTTTATGCAGATATCTATGTATATCATGGAAAAAAACATTTAGGAAAACGCGCGGTTGAGACGGCAAAACTTTTAGAAGATAGTTGGGAGCTCTCTGGTTCTGCGACTTTTCCCAAAGAAAAGTTTCTCGAAACATTGGAGTTTTACGGAGCTTCGTTTTCTGTTTCGATTGATTATGAAAAAACAGTATTTAGTATCGCTTATCTAAAATCTACAGAGAAAGAAGTTTTACCGGTCATCAAATCCTTTTTTACGGCACCACATTTAGAGGAATCACTTGTGATGACCACAAAAGGGAAACTCACTGAAGAGATCAAACGAAGAAACGATAATCCTACTGCCCTTGGATCAAGGAAAGCAAAAGAAGCACTCTTTCGTGCTACCATAGCCGGTACTTCGATGAAAATTTCCGGTTTGGAATCTTTGCAGCTTTCGGATCTTACCGAGTTTCAAAAAGAGATTTTAGAGGAGCCAAAACGTAGGTTTCTTGTGACTGGTGATTATGATTTGAAGGCCTGGGAAAGTTTTTTCCCAAGTTTATTAGAAGGATCTAAAAAACTAGAATCTGAAATAATCACTCCTTCTTTACTCTCTGAAAATGTAAAAAAGGAAGGAAAAGAAATTCGTTTGGTAGTGAAGGATGTCAACCAAACATTCATTTCTATGTTGGGAGTTTTGCCTGAACACAATCATCCCGATTTTTATGCCATCCAGGTTTTGAATTATATCATTGGGGCAGGGGGATTTAACTCCTATTATATGAGAGAAATTCGAAACAATAGGGGCCTTGCTTACTCGGCAGGTAGTAATACCGATTTTCAAGAAAACTACGGAACCATTCAGTTTTTTGCCATGACCAAAACGGAATCAGCCAAGGAAGTTCTTTCTCTGATGCAAGAGCTCATCCAACCAAAAATCATTGATTCACTGACCGAAGAAGAACTTGTCCGAGCAAAGAATGCGATTATCAATCAGTTTGTATTTCAATTTGAAGATGATAAAAGAACTCTTGCTAGTGAAGTAAGAAGGCGTGATCATAATATGCCTGAGGGATATTTACAGAACTTCCGAAGAGAGATCGATCAGTTGACTCTTAATGATTTGAAGAGAGTAGGAAAACTCTACTTCCAATCGGACAAACTCATTGTGACCGTTGTTGGTCCGAAGGTTTTAGAATCTTCCCTAAAAGGACCTATTAAGGTTTTGAACCCAGAAGATTGA
- a CDS encoding MBL fold metallo-hydrolase, whose amino-acid sequence MLTASFEYKGIKFEGISEGGIRTSIICPSLDFMFDFGYINPDKIHIGRILLSHAHLDHSCGIPYYVSQRSLRKLSVPKVYLPKSLEPKMSQILKLYSEIEDFDYDCELIGLGFGERVDLKPGYFFKPWPSFHRVPSQGYTIYETKRKLKKEWTSLSSEEIRRKKEQGEDPTEEISVPLVSFSGDTKIEYVLENEDVRKSKILFMECTYYCDKRDVSRAREWGHTHFDEIIEHASAFENEAIVLIHPSKRYSYRELNDLFRKKVPPILKDRISLFLPPKS is encoded by the coding sequence ATGTTAACCGCTAGTTTCGAATACAAAGGGATTAAGTTTGAAGGGATCTCGGAAGGAGGGATCAGAACCTCTATCATTTGTCCCTCTTTAGACTTTATGTTTGATTTTGGATATATCAATCCAGATAAAATTCATATTGGTAGAATCTTATTATCCCATGCGCATTTGGATCATTCTTGTGGGATTCCCTACTATGTATCGCAAAGGAGTCTTCGTAAACTTTCTGTTCCTAAAGTTTACCTTCCTAAATCATTAGAACCAAAAATGTCTCAAATTCTCAAACTCTATTCTGAAATTGAAGACTTTGATTATGATTGTGAATTGATTGGTCTTGGTTTTGGGGAACGGGTGGATTTGAAACCTGGTTATTTTTTTAAACCTTGGCCTAGTTTCCACCGAGTTCCTTCTCAAGGTTATACCATTTATGAAACCAAACGTAAGTTAAAGAAAGAATGGACTAGTCTTAGTTCGGAAGAAATTAGAAGGAAAAAAGAGCAGGGAGAAGATCCTACAGAAGAAATTTCTGTTCCTTTGGTCTCATTTTCCGGAGATACAAAAATAGAATACGTTTTGGAAAACGAAGATGTTCGCAAAAGTAAAATTCTCTTTATGGAATGCACTTATTATTGTGATAAAAGAGATGTGAGTCGTGCAAGAGAATGGGGACATACCCATTTTGATGAAATTATAGAACATGCTTCTGCTTTTGAAAACGAAGCCATTGTCCTCATCCATCCTTCGAAAAGATATAGTTATCGCGAGTTAAACGATTTATTCCGTAAAAAAGTTCCTCCCATTCTCAAAGATCGAATTTCTCTTTTTTTACCTCCCAAATCATGA
- a CDS encoding O-methyltransferase yields MKPRPSIFIPELESYIDSSLVYKPNPVFSEMETYAKEKNIPIVTAATGGVLSHLVSLVEPKQVLELGTGLGYSTLWMAVGSLNSQFVTVDRHEAQAALLDEYAKKMGIWEQIRVKRVTASVLEYLQREQDEWIQSDLFFVDCDKITYPEIFRILWKEARPGSYFLFDNMLWHGRVLSPDPQKPSDLAVMTLWDEVKSQVSRYTLYPVGDGLLFFQKDKK; encoded by the coding sequence ATGAAACCAAGACCAAGCATTTTTATTCCAGAACTTGAATCTTATATTGATTCTAGTTTGGTGTACAAACCAAACCCAGTTTTTTCGGAAATGGAAACCTATGCCAAAGAAAAAAACATACCCATTGTGACAGCGGCCACTGGTGGAGTTTTGTCTCATCTGGTATCGTTAGTCGAACCAAAACAAGTTTTGGAATTGGGAACAGGCCTTGGTTATTCCACACTTTGGATGGCTGTTGGTTCTCTGAACTCTCAGTTTGTAACTGTAGATCGTCATGAGGCACAAGCCGCCTTACTCGATGAATACGCAAAAAAAATGGGGATCTGGGAACAAATTCGCGTTAAGCGAGTGACTGCTTCTGTTCTGGAATATTTGCAAAGAGAACAGGATGAGTGGATCCAATCAGATCTTTTTTTTGTGGATTGTGATAAAATTACCTACCCGGAAATCTTTCGTATTCTTTGGAAAGAAGCAAGACCTGGATCTTATTTTTTATTTGATAATATGTTATGGCATGGACGGGTTCTCAGTCCAGACCCCCAAAAACCATCCGATTTAGCTGTAATGACTCTTTGGGATGAGGTAAAATCCCAAGTTTCTCGTTATACTTTATATCCCGTTGGTGATGGATTACTCTTTTTCCAAAAGGATAAAAAATAG
- a CDS encoding ATP-binding cassette domain-containing protein, with protein sequence MSRHITVQNLSYRYESQSEFLFQDLNLHFGPGWTGIVGKNGTGKSSLAKLIAGELDPDLGTIQGNASVRYVSQDTYIEKEILEEFLYDHSKESGRYKNLLNVFLESPKDYDLLSFGEKRRLILALALSENPEVLILDEPTNHLDSESIQIIRTALSQFQGIGILISHDRSLLDDLVTHCVFLEKNFYLERPGNYTEGKREMEREARERIHDWEMARHERKKLDAELKRRREEASLSHKHRSKKGLDLHDHDGRHKKNLARVTGKDGQAGRLKQQLDKRMEHSERREKEIFTKLPEKENLGIVWKSETSKRKQLFFCEDQNLDFGFMSLRLETPMNIQPGSKIAITGKNGSGKSTLLRFLVEDLKQKQIPYLYLPQEFTEEEIQNLQWEFQSRSSEEKAKILSGVHKLGSDPKRVFESERFSPGEIKKIFLSLHLDANPEILLLDEPTNHLDIKSLEALEGSLESLNAALVVVSHDRRFVESVATEEWSLENLSLTQKHLDRI encoded by the coding sequence ATGTCCCGTCATATAACCGTTCAAAATTTAAGTTATCGTTACGAGTCTCAATCAGAATTTTTATTTCAAGATTTAAACCTGCACTTTGGTCCCGGTTGGACAGGAATTGTTGGTAAAAATGGAACTGGAAAATCAAGTTTAGCGAAACTCATCGCCGGTGAATTGGATCCAGACCTTGGAACCATCCAAGGGAATGCTTCTGTTCGTTATGTTTCCCAAGATACCTATATAGAGAAAGAAATTTTGGAAGAATTTTTATACGATCATTCCAAAGAATCTGGTCGGTATAAAAACTTACTAAATGTATTTTTAGAATCACCAAAGGATTATGATCTTTTAAGTTTTGGAGAAAAAAGAAGACTGATTTTGGCACTGGCCCTTTCTGAAAATCCAGAAGTTTTGATTTTGGATGAACCAACCAATCATTTAGACTCAGAAAGCATCCAAATCATTCGTACGGCCCTTTCCCAGTTTCAGGGAATTGGAATTCTAATCAGTCACGACAGATCTTTGTTAGATGATCTTGTGACACACTGCGTTTTCCTAGAGAAGAACTTTTATCTCGAACGCCCGGGAAATTATACAGAAGGGAAAAGGGAGATGGAAAGGGAGGCTCGCGAAAGAATTCATGATTGGGAAATGGCGCGTCATGAAAGAAAAAAACTAGATGCCGAACTGAAACGGAGGAGAGAAGAGGCGAGCCTTTCTCATAAACATAGATCCAAGAAAGGACTCGATCTTCATGACCATGATGGCCGTCATAAAAAAAACTTAGCAAGAGTGACAGGAAAGGATGGCCAAGCCGGAAGACTCAAACAACAGTTAGATAAAAGAATGGAACATTCTGAACGAAGGGAAAAAGAAATTTTTACAAAACTTCCCGAAAAAGAAAATTTAGGAATTGTTTGGAAATCAGAAACATCCAAAAGGAAACAGTTGTTTTTCTGTGAGGATCAAAACTTAGATTTTGGATTTATGAGTTTACGTTTGGAGACTCCCATGAACATCCAACCTGGTTCTAAAATTGCAATTACGGGAAAAAATGGATCGGGTAAATCAACTCTCTTAAGGTTTTTGGTAGAAGATTTGAAACAAAAACAAATTCCTTATTTGTATTTACCTCAAGAATTTACCGAAGAAGAAATTCAAAATTTACAATGGGAATTTCAGAGTCGGTCTTCCGAAGAAAAAGCAAAAATTTTATCGGGAGTTCATAAACTAGGAAGTGATCCCAAACGTGTGTTTGAGTCGGAACGGTTTAGTCCGGGAGAAATCAAAAAGATATTTCTTTCTCTCCATCTGGATGCAAATCCAGAAATCCTCCTCTTAGACGAACCTACCAATCATTTGGATATAAAATCTTTGGAGGCACTGGAGGGTTCCTTGGAATCACTAAACGCGGCTCTCGTGGTGGTGAGTCATGATCGTCGTTTTGTAGAATCCGTAGCCACCGAAGAATGGTCTTTGGAAAACTTGTCGCTCACCCAAAAACATCTAGACAGAATCTAA
- a CDS encoding M16 family metallopeptidase: MMSKLRIFFLCFLLQILPVFSQDQFFGTSESQFREKIKTIRLDNGLTVVMMKRGTSPTVALYIKFLVGAVDETPEEAGTAHLLEHMLFKGTKTVGTTDFAKEEKYQKQIEVWGTELDDLKLKIRDLTTRGETIPPSLQEEKDTLERRLKNLIQLQDEFIVKNEDSYIYEQNGEVGFNAYTSQDVTNYQIQLPNNRIEVWAKIESDRLKHPILREYYTERDVVIEERRMRTDDSGAGVLREKFFSIAFESHPYRKPVIGYSTGLPFLKIEDTKAFFQKHYTPDRMVISVVGQFDFAETETIIRKYFSDLKPGKPRPTYKVEEKSFPGEKRFKVYHPSGSQMMMGFLKPPYPHKDNSSFDVLSTVLTAGTGSRLYKRLVLEEKLALSVGAANGYPGERYQNYFVFFVKPKEDAKPETIEKIIWEEITKIKENGIPAEELDKVKNQMVSDFIKTLDENASIADLLSYYQLLYGDWTGLFRQYSSIMKTSSKDIQTLIPTYLSKDRVVVGVLEDVRKKSE, translated from the coding sequence ATGATGTCGAAATTACGAATCTTTTTCCTTTGTTTCCTACTACAAATTTTGCCAGTTTTTTCCCAGGACCAATTCTTTGGGACATCTGAATCTCAGTTCCGAGAAAAGATAAAGACCATTCGTTTGGACAATGGACTCACGGTTGTGATGATGAAACGGGGAACTTCTCCAACTGTAGCCTTGTACATTAAATTCCTTGTAGGTGCTGTGGACGAAACACCGGAAGAAGCAGGAACTGCTCACCTTTTGGAACATATGCTTTTTAAAGGAACCAAAACAGTGGGCACCACTGATTTTGCAAAAGAAGAAAAATACCAAAAACAAATTGAAGTTTGGGGAACTGAACTCGATGATCTGAAACTTAAAATTCGCGATCTCACAACGCGCGGAGAAACGATTCCTCCTTCTTTACAAGAGGAAAAAGATACTTTAGAGCGCCGATTAAAAAACCTCATCCAATTACAAGATGAGTTTATCGTAAAAAACGAAGATTCTTATATTTATGAACAAAATGGTGAGGTTGGATTCAATGCCTATACTTCACAAGATGTTACCAACTACCAAATCCAACTTCCCAATAACCGGATAGAAGTTTGGGCCAAAATTGAGTCCGATCGTTTGAAACACCCAATCTTACGAGAATACTATACAGAAAGAGATGTTGTCATTGAAGAACGTAGAATGAGAACTGATGATAGTGGTGCGGGTGTCCTTCGTGAGAAGTTTTTTTCGATCGCTTTCGAAAGTCATCCTTACAGAAAACCTGTGATTGGTTATTCCACCGGCCTTCCTTTTTTAAAAATAGAAGATACCAAAGCATTTTTTCAAAAACATTACACTCCCGATCGTATGGTCATTTCTGTTGTGGGACAATTTGATTTTGCAGAAACAGAAACCATCATTCGTAAATATTTTTCTGATTTAAAACCAGGAAAACCAAGACCAACCTATAAAGTGGAAGAAAAATCTTTTCCTGGTGAAAAAAGGTTCAAAGTGTATCATCCTTCGGGAAGCCAGATGATGATGGGTTTTTTAAAACCTCCTTATCCTCATAAAGACAATTCTTCCTTTGATGTTTTGTCCACAGTCCTCACTGCGGGAACGGGTTCTAGGTTATACAAACGACTTGTATTAGAAGAGAAACTAGCTCTCAGTGTGGGGGCAGCCAACGGTTATCCAGGAGAAAGATACCAAAACTATTTTGTATTTTTTGTGAAACCAAAAGAAGACGCAAAACCAGAAACAATCGAAAAAATCATTTGGGAAGAAATAACAAAAATCAAAGAAAATGGAATTCCCGCAGAGGAACTTGATAAAGTGAAAAACCAAATGGTTTCTGACTTTATCAAAACTTTGGATGAAAATGCAAGTATTGCGGACCTTCTTAGTTACTATCAACTGTTATATGGGGATTGGACTGGGCTTTTCCGGCAATATTCTTCGATTATGAAAACTTCATCCAAAGACATTCAAACTCTAATTCCTACTTATCTTTCAAAAGATAGGGTGGTTGTTGGTGTATTGGAAGATGTAAGGAAAAAATCAGAATGA
- a CDS encoding DNA methyltransferase: MAGAGRLLKDSEKIVFGEFWTAKQRQGHSIHHTVSYRASFKPELPSFFMKEFLKKKNRVVYDPFGGRGTTAIQANIEGHVAVHNDIHPLSIFLASARQYVPKLEDLEKKLNSLDLDKEVEDDPFDINLLPFFHPRTLREIKNLKKYMAEDFSVEMKFISLIALSRLHGHSTGFFSVYTFPQVSIPPEAQAKNNIKRGQTPDYRPIKPRIYQKMKRDLAMPIPPFYHEFSKNNLYSLNSANSVPNLDSESVDLIVTSPPFLDKVDYEGDNWLRHWFLDIRKSKDRKLSIFSNLNDWNEFIRSTLKESARVLKKGAYMVMEVGEVKKGNSILYLDEDVVRMAEGTGLTWNKTYVHTQSFTKLSNCWQVSNNEKGTNSNRCVVLRKVL, translated from the coding sequence ATGGCAGGAGCAGGCAGATTATTAAAGGATTCGGAAAAAATTGTATTTGGTGAGTTTTGGACTGCAAAACAACGTCAAGGACATTCCATTCATCATACCGTAAGTTATAGAGCATCATTTAAACCAGAACTTCCTTCTTTTTTTATGAAGGAATTCTTAAAAAAGAAAAATAGGGTCGTATATGATCCGTTTGGTGGTAGGGGAACCACTGCCATCCAAGCAAATATCGAAGGCCATGTTGCCGTTCATAACGATATCCATCCTTTGTCTATTTTTCTTGCCAGTGCTAGGCAATATGTTCCTAAACTTGAAGATCTAGAAAAAAAATTAAACTCTTTGGATTTAGATAAAGAAGTGGAAGATGATCCGTTTGATATCAATCTTCTTCCTTTTTTTCATCCTAGAACTTTAAGAGAAATTAAAAACCTAAAGAAATATATGGCGGAGGATTTTTCAGTAGAGATGAAATTCATTTCTCTCATTGCATTGTCTAGACTCCATGGACATAGTACTGGTTTCTTTTCCGTTTATACTTTCCCTCAAGTATCGATTCCGCCGGAAGCACAAGCCAAGAATAATATCAAACGTGGCCAAACTCCAGACTACCGTCCCATCAAACCTCGAATCTATCAAAAGATGAAACGAGATTTGGCGATGCCCATTCCACCGTTCTATCATGAATTTTCGAAAAACAATTTGTATTCACTGAATTCGGCGAACTCGGTTCCTAATTTGGATTCAGAATCTGTGGATTTAATTGTGACTTCACCCCCGTTTCTTGATAAAGTGGATTACGAAGGAGACAATTGGTTACGCCACTGGTTTCTTGACATCAGGAAGTCAAAAGATAGAAAACTCAGTATCTTCAGCAATCTGAATGACTGGAATGAATTCATCCGTTCAACTTTAAAGGAATCAGCAAGGGTTCTGAAAAAAGGGGCCTATATGGTGATGGAAGTGGGTGAGGTGAAAAAAGGAAATTCCATTCTTTATTTGGATGAAGACGTGGTGAGGATGGCGGAAGGAACGGGACTTACTTGGAATAAAACCTATGTCCATACCCAAAGTTTTACGAAACTTTCTAATTGTTGGCAAGTTTCCAATAACGAAAAAGGCACAAATTCCAACCGATGTGTGGTTTTACGAAAAGTTTTGTAA
- the mpl17 gene encoding cell surface protein MPL17: MKQIRTFALLSLLVSLGLVGCYDSASELKADSLESHPIEISVKQKAAGKYELELFLPKDFGFQMEAPHRLLLSGADGLKVLNADLKLKGPVHPKKPEYFEYLKPLTFQVEGKGKLQLDAKLFYCNFVKNICIPAKVNKSFSI, encoded by the coding sequence ATGAAACAAATTCGAACTTTTGCCTTACTTTCTCTTTTGGTTTCTTTGGGACTTGTAGGTTGTTATGATTCAGCCAGTGAATTAAAAGCTGATTCCTTAGAATCGCATCCCATTGAAATTTCTGTCAAACAGAAGGCAGCAGGGAAATATGAGTTAGAATTATTTTTACCAAAAGACTTTGGATTTCAAATGGAAGCGCCACACCGTTTACTTCTGTCAGGTGCGGATGGTTTAAAAGTTTTAAATGCTGATTTAAAACTAAAAGGACCAGTCCATCCCAAAAAACCAGAATACTTTGAATATCTTAAACCCTTAACCTTCCAAGTAGAAGGTAAGGGTAAATTGCAACTAGATGCTAAATTGTTTTATTGTAATTTTGTGAAAAACATTTGTATTCCCGCTAAGGTAAACAAATCGTTTTCTATCTAA